In Ctenopharyngodon idella isolate HZGC_01 chromosome 1, HZGC01, whole genome shotgun sequence, a single genomic region encodes these proteins:
- the jag1a gene encoding protein jagged-1a isoform X2, with translation MILRRSPSFAVLSVHVLLQCLWMRVCDASGHFEMQVLSMQNVNGELQSGACCDGARGAADRTCTADECDTFFRVCLKEYQSRVSSGGPCSYGSGSTPVIGGNTFSVKPLDDTNDKSRIVLPFSFAWPRSYTLIVEALDFNNDSSTGSINGQVIEKAVQSGMINPNRQWQLLKHNGPVAQFQYQIRVTCDEHYFGFGCNKFCRPRDDFFGHYTCDHNGNKTCLEGWAGPECNTAICKQGCSTEHGSCKVPGDCRCLYGWQGEYCDQCIPHPGCVHGTCGEPWQCLCDTNWGGQLCDKDLNTCGTRQPCLNGGTCSNTGPDKYHCACPDGYSGQNCERADNACLSEPCLNGGSCVESSQGFECQCAPGWTGPSCNINEDDCSPNPCNHSGVCVDLVDAFKCICPAQWTGKTCLIDANECEESPCINAHSCRNLIGGYFCECLPGWTGQNCDINVNDCHGQCLNGGLCKDLVSGYRCLCAPGFAGEHCERDVDECASRPCLNGGRCQDGVNGFQCLCPPGFSGVTCQLDIDYCESGPCQNGAQCFSLASDYYCKCPEDYEGKNCSQLKDHCLITPCQVIDSCTVAVASNSTPGGTRLISSSVCGPHGRCRSHAGGHFSCECQEGFTGTYCHENINDCESSPCRNGGTCIDKINTYQCICADGWEGPNCETNIDDCSMNPCRDRGVCRDLVNDFYCECKNGWKGKTCHSRESQCDEATCNNGGTCSDEGDSFKCTCASGWEGATCNIAKNSSCLPNPCENGATCVVTGDTFTCVCKEGWEGLTCSQNSNDCNPQPCYNSGTCVDGDNWYRCECASGFAGPDCRININECQSSPCAFGSTCVDEINGYRCLCPPGRTGSRCQEVTGRPCVAGGRIAVDGAKWAEDCNTCYCQKGIVTCTKLWCGPKPCRMLGSGRGDCPLGQLCVALREEQCFVKPCSSQGECWSAHRPAVHARCHPESDCANVTFTFNKDTMPQGVTVEQVCRELRHLYVTKNVSTEFSISMTCELSSAANNEIHVAIHVTEDGIHGGVPVKEITDSIIDLVSKHSANSTIIGSIAEVRVQRRQPQNPNDYLVPLLVSIVTAFWVLALASVFLWCVRHRRKQSSSPTAINPATPFSTGSAEEITVNNAREHLNQIKNHIEKNASNSSLPGKELHCDDKNTVNAKIRTHFSESTRLAQDDSNKRLQKARFPRQPAYMLVDRDDRLSSNSTDGKNPHWTNKRDNRDLESQHRAPDSQQRDLDTQHSLHKMEFIV, from the exons GATGCATCGGGGCATTTTGAGATGCAGGTTTTGTCCATGCAGAACGTGAACGGGGAGCTGCAGAGCGGCGCGTGCTGTGACGGCGCGCGCGGCGCAGCGGACCGCACATGCACGGCGGATGAGTGCGATACGTTTTTTCGCGTGTGTTTGAAGGAGTATCAGTCGCGGGTGTCTTCGGGAGGCCCGTGCAGTTACGGAAGCGGATCTACTCCTGTTATCGGTGGGAATACTTTTTCTGTCAAGCCTCTCGACGACACGAACGATAAATCCAGGATTGTGCTGCCCTTCAGTTTCGCGTGGCCG aggTCGTATACGTTGATTGTGGAGGCTTTGGATTTCAATAATGACTCGAGCACTGGCA GCATTAATGGACAAGTAATAGAGAAAGCGGTCCAGTCGGGCATGATCAACCCAAACCGTCAGTGGCAGCTTCTGAAGCACAACGGCCCCGTGGCTCAGTTCCAGTACCAGATTCGGGTGACCTGCGATGAGCATTACTTTGGCTTCGGCTGTAACAAGTTCTGTCGGCCGAGAGATGACTTCTTCGGCCACTATACCTGCGATCACAATGGCAACAAGACCTGCTTGGAGGGATGGGCTGGCCCAGAATGCAACACTG cgATCTGTAAGCAGGGCTGTAGCACTGAGCATGGCTCCTGTAAAGTGCCTGGAGACTGCag GTGTCTGTACGGCTGGCAGGGCGAGTATTGTGACCAGTGTATTCCTCATCCTGGTTGTGTGCACGGCACATGCGGCGAACCCTGGCAATGCCTGTGTGACACCAACTGGGGAGGGCAACTCTGTGACAAAG ACTTGAACACCTGTGGCACGCGGCAGCCCTGTCTCAATGGCGGCACCTGCAGTAACACCGGACCAGACAAATACCACTGTGCCTGTCCTGATGGATACTCTGGACAGAACTGTGAGAGAG CGGATAATGCCTGTCTGTCTGAGCCGTGTTTGAACGGAGGCAGTTGTGTGGAATCCAGTCAGGGGTTTGAGTGCCAGTGTGCGCCGGGCTGGACAGGACCGTCCTGCAATATCA ATGAAGATGACTGCAGTCCAAACCCGTGCAATCACAGCGGTGTGTGCGTGGACCTGGTGGACGCTTTTAAATGCATCTGTCCGGCGCAGTGGACCGGAAAGACGTGTCTCATTG ATGCTAATGAGTGTGAGGAAAGCCCATGCATCAATGCCCATTCCTGCCGGAATCTGATTGGCGGATACTTTTGCGAGTGCCTCCCTGGTTGGACAGGACAGAATTGCGACATCA ACGTCAACGACTGCCATGGACAGTGTCTTAACGGAGGGCTGTGTAAG GATCTGGTCAGTGGATATCGATGTCTGTGCGCTCCAGGCTTTGCAGGTGAACATTGTGAGCGAGACGTGGACGAGTGCGCTAGTCGACCCTGTCTCAACGGCGGACGCTGTCAGGACGGTGTCAACGGATTCCAGTGTTTGTGTCCACCTGGTTTCTCAGGTGTCACATGTCAG CTGGACATAGACTACTGTGAGAGCGGCCCATGTCAGAACGGAGCACAGTGCTTTAGTTTGGCCTCAGATTACTACTGTAAATGTCCGGAAGATTACGAAGGCAAAAACTGCTCACAGCTCAAAGACCACTGCCTCATCACACCATGTCAAG TGATTGACAGTTGCACGGTTGCGGTGGCGTCTAACAGCACTCCAGGCGGCACGCGACTCATCTCCTCTAGCGTTTGTGGTCCTCACGGCCGCTGTCGAAGTCATGCCGGTGGGCATTTCAGCTGCGAGTGTCAGGAGGGATTCACCGGGACATACTGCCATGAGA ACATCAATGACTGTGAAAGTAGTCCCTGCCGCAATGGTGGCACTTGCATTGATAAAATCAACACTTACCAGTGTATCTGTGCTGACGGATGGGAGGGACCCAACTGTGAGACCA ACATTGATGACTGCAGCATGAACCCCTGTCGGGACCGAGGAGTGTGTCGTGATCTGGTCAATGACTTTTACTGCGAGTGCAAAAATGGCTGGAAGGGAAAGACCTGTCACTCAC GCGAGAGCCAATGTGACGAGGCCACTTGTAACAACGGGGGCACGTGTTCAGACGAAGGCGACTCGTTTAAGTGTACGTGTGCTTCTGGATGGGAAGGCGCTACCTGTAATATAG CAAAGAACAGCAGCTGCCTGCCGAACCCCTGTGAGAACGGAGCCACGTGTGTCGTCACAGGTGACACCTTCACCTGTGTCTGCAAAGAAGGCTGGGAGGGGCTCACCTGCAGCCAGA atTCCAACGATTGTAACCCACAACCATG CTATAACAGCGGTACGTGTGTGGACGGTGATAACTGGTACCGCTGTGAGTGTGCCAGTGGATTCGCAGGGCCGGACTGTCGCATCA ACATCAATGAGTGTCAGTCGTCTCCCTGTGCGTTCGGTTCCACGTGTGTCGATGAAATTAACGGCTACCGCTGCCTGTGTCCCCCCGGCAGGACCGGGTCCAGGTGTCAGGAAG TCACCGGACGTCCGTGTGTGGCTGGAGGTCGGATTGCTGTAGATGGGGCAAAGTGGGCCGAAGACTGCAACACCTGTTACTGTCAGAAGGGGATTGTCACCTGTACTAAG CTGTGGTGTGGCCCTAAACCTTGCCGTATGCTTGGCTCTGGACGAGGTGACTGTCCGCTGGGTCAGCTGTGTGTGGCGTTACGTGAAGAGCAGTGTTTCGTAAAGCCCTGCTCATCACAGGGTGAGTGCTGGTCTGCTCACCGGCCGGCCGTACACGCACGCTGTCACCCCGAGAGCGACTGCGCCAACGTCACCTTTACCTTCAACAAGGACACCATGCCACAG GGAGTGACGGTGGAGCAGGTGTGTCGTGAGCTGAGACATCTGTATGTGAcgaagaatgtttcaactgaGTTTTCCATCTCTATGACCTGTGAACTCTCCTCAGCCGCCAATAATGAGATCCATGTGGCCATC CATGTGACTGAGGATGGCATTCATGGCGGAGTTCCTGTTAAAGAGATCACGGACAGCATCATCGATCTGGTGAGCAAACACAGCGCAAACAGCACCATCATCGGCTCCATCGCTGAGGTCCGCGTGCAGCGCAGACAACCGCAAAACCCCAACG ACTACTTGGTGCCACTGCTGGTTTCCATAGTGACGGCGTTCTGGGTTTTGGCCCTGGCGTCGGTGTTCCTGTGGTGTGTGCGGCATCGACGCAAACAAAGCTCCAGCCCCACCGCGATCAACCCCGCCACCCCCTTCTCCACAGGAAGCGCAGAAGAAATTACGGTGAACAACGCTCGCGAGCACCTCAACCAGATCAAGAACCACATTGAGAAGAACGCGTCTAACAGCAGCCTGCCAGGAAAAGAGCTCCACTGTGACGACAAGAACACTGTCAACGCCAAAATCAGGACGCATTTCTCGGAATCCACCAGACTAGCGCAGGACGACTCCAACAAGCGGCTGCAGAAGGCGCGCTTTCCACGCCAGCCGGCCTACATGTTGGTGGACAGAGACGACAGGCTCAGCTCCAACAGCACGGATGGAAAAAATCCGCACTGGACTAATAAACGCGACAACAGAGATCTGGAGTCACAGCACAGAGCTCCGGATTCACAGCAAAGAGATCTGGACACGCAACACAGCTTGCACAAAATGGAGTTTATCGTATAA
- the jag1a gene encoding protein jagged-1a isoform X1 has product MILRRSPSFAVLSVHVLLQCLWMRVCDASGHFEMQVLSMQNVNGELQSGACCDGARGAADRTCTADECDTFFRVCLKEYQSRVSSGGPCSYGSGSTPVIGGNTFSVKPLDDTNDKSRIVLPFSFAWPRSYTLIVEALDFNNDSSTGSINGQVIEKAVQSGMINPNRQWQLLKHNGPVAQFQYQIRVTCDEHYFGFGCNKFCRPRDDFFGHYTCDHNGNKTCLEGWAGPECNTAICKQGCSTEHGSCKVPGDCRCLYGWQGEYCDQCIPHPGCVHGTCGEPWQCLCDTNWGGQLCDKDLNTCGTRQPCLNGGTCSNTGPDKYHCACPDGYSGQNCERADNACLSEPCLNGGSCVESSQGFECQCAPGWTGPSCNINEDDCSPNPCNHSGVCVDLVDAFKCICPAQWTGKTCLIDANECEESPCINAHSCRNLIGGYFCECLPGWTGQNCDINVNDCHGQCLNGGLCKDLVSGYRCLCAPGFAGEHCERDVDECASRPCLNGGRCQDGVNGFQCLCPPGFSGVTCQLDIDYCESGPCQNGAQCFSLASDYYCKCPEDYEGKNCSQLKDHCLITPCQVIDSCTVAVASNSTPGGTRLISSSVCGPHGRCRSHAGGHFSCECQEGFTGTYCHENINDCESSPCRNGGTCIDKINTYQCICADGWEGPNCETNIDDCSMNPCRDRGVCRDLVNDFYCECKNGWKGKTCHSRESQCDEATCNNGGTCSDEGDSFKCTCASGWEGATCNIAKNSSCLPNPCENGATCVVTGDTFTCVCKEGWEGLTCSQNSNDCNPQPCYNSGTCVDGDNWYRCECASGFAGPDCRININECQSSPCAFGSTCVDEINGYRCLCPPGRTGSRCQEVTGRPCVAGGRIAVDGAKWAEDCNTCYCQKGIVTCTKLWCGPKPCRMLGSGRGDCPLGQLCVALREEQCFVKPCSSQGECWSAHRPAVHARCHPESDCANVTFTFNKDTMPQGVTVEQVCRELRHLYVTKNVSTEFSISMTCELSSAANNEIHVAIHVTEDGIHGGVPVKEITDSIIDLVSKHSANSTIIGSIAEVRVQRRQPQNPNVDYLVPLLVSIVTAFWVLALASVFLWCVRHRRKQSSSPTAINPATPFSTGSAEEITVNNAREHLNQIKNHIEKNASNSSLPGKELHCDDKNTVNAKIRTHFSESTRLAQDDSNKRLQKARFPRQPAYMLVDRDDRLSSNSTDGKNPHWTNKRDNRDLESQHRAPDSQQRDLDTQHSLHKMEFIV; this is encoded by the exons GATGCATCGGGGCATTTTGAGATGCAGGTTTTGTCCATGCAGAACGTGAACGGGGAGCTGCAGAGCGGCGCGTGCTGTGACGGCGCGCGCGGCGCAGCGGACCGCACATGCACGGCGGATGAGTGCGATACGTTTTTTCGCGTGTGTTTGAAGGAGTATCAGTCGCGGGTGTCTTCGGGAGGCCCGTGCAGTTACGGAAGCGGATCTACTCCTGTTATCGGTGGGAATACTTTTTCTGTCAAGCCTCTCGACGACACGAACGATAAATCCAGGATTGTGCTGCCCTTCAGTTTCGCGTGGCCG aggTCGTATACGTTGATTGTGGAGGCTTTGGATTTCAATAATGACTCGAGCACTGGCA GCATTAATGGACAAGTAATAGAGAAAGCGGTCCAGTCGGGCATGATCAACCCAAACCGTCAGTGGCAGCTTCTGAAGCACAACGGCCCCGTGGCTCAGTTCCAGTACCAGATTCGGGTGACCTGCGATGAGCATTACTTTGGCTTCGGCTGTAACAAGTTCTGTCGGCCGAGAGATGACTTCTTCGGCCACTATACCTGCGATCACAATGGCAACAAGACCTGCTTGGAGGGATGGGCTGGCCCAGAATGCAACACTG cgATCTGTAAGCAGGGCTGTAGCACTGAGCATGGCTCCTGTAAAGTGCCTGGAGACTGCag GTGTCTGTACGGCTGGCAGGGCGAGTATTGTGACCAGTGTATTCCTCATCCTGGTTGTGTGCACGGCACATGCGGCGAACCCTGGCAATGCCTGTGTGACACCAACTGGGGAGGGCAACTCTGTGACAAAG ACTTGAACACCTGTGGCACGCGGCAGCCCTGTCTCAATGGCGGCACCTGCAGTAACACCGGACCAGACAAATACCACTGTGCCTGTCCTGATGGATACTCTGGACAGAACTGTGAGAGAG CGGATAATGCCTGTCTGTCTGAGCCGTGTTTGAACGGAGGCAGTTGTGTGGAATCCAGTCAGGGGTTTGAGTGCCAGTGTGCGCCGGGCTGGACAGGACCGTCCTGCAATATCA ATGAAGATGACTGCAGTCCAAACCCGTGCAATCACAGCGGTGTGTGCGTGGACCTGGTGGACGCTTTTAAATGCATCTGTCCGGCGCAGTGGACCGGAAAGACGTGTCTCATTG ATGCTAATGAGTGTGAGGAAAGCCCATGCATCAATGCCCATTCCTGCCGGAATCTGATTGGCGGATACTTTTGCGAGTGCCTCCCTGGTTGGACAGGACAGAATTGCGACATCA ACGTCAACGACTGCCATGGACAGTGTCTTAACGGAGGGCTGTGTAAG GATCTGGTCAGTGGATATCGATGTCTGTGCGCTCCAGGCTTTGCAGGTGAACATTGTGAGCGAGACGTGGACGAGTGCGCTAGTCGACCCTGTCTCAACGGCGGACGCTGTCAGGACGGTGTCAACGGATTCCAGTGTTTGTGTCCACCTGGTTTCTCAGGTGTCACATGTCAG CTGGACATAGACTACTGTGAGAGCGGCCCATGTCAGAACGGAGCACAGTGCTTTAGTTTGGCCTCAGATTACTACTGTAAATGTCCGGAAGATTACGAAGGCAAAAACTGCTCACAGCTCAAAGACCACTGCCTCATCACACCATGTCAAG TGATTGACAGTTGCACGGTTGCGGTGGCGTCTAACAGCACTCCAGGCGGCACGCGACTCATCTCCTCTAGCGTTTGTGGTCCTCACGGCCGCTGTCGAAGTCATGCCGGTGGGCATTTCAGCTGCGAGTGTCAGGAGGGATTCACCGGGACATACTGCCATGAGA ACATCAATGACTGTGAAAGTAGTCCCTGCCGCAATGGTGGCACTTGCATTGATAAAATCAACACTTACCAGTGTATCTGTGCTGACGGATGGGAGGGACCCAACTGTGAGACCA ACATTGATGACTGCAGCATGAACCCCTGTCGGGACCGAGGAGTGTGTCGTGATCTGGTCAATGACTTTTACTGCGAGTGCAAAAATGGCTGGAAGGGAAAGACCTGTCACTCAC GCGAGAGCCAATGTGACGAGGCCACTTGTAACAACGGGGGCACGTGTTCAGACGAAGGCGACTCGTTTAAGTGTACGTGTGCTTCTGGATGGGAAGGCGCTACCTGTAATATAG CAAAGAACAGCAGCTGCCTGCCGAACCCCTGTGAGAACGGAGCCACGTGTGTCGTCACAGGTGACACCTTCACCTGTGTCTGCAAAGAAGGCTGGGAGGGGCTCACCTGCAGCCAGA atTCCAACGATTGTAACCCACAACCATG CTATAACAGCGGTACGTGTGTGGACGGTGATAACTGGTACCGCTGTGAGTGTGCCAGTGGATTCGCAGGGCCGGACTGTCGCATCA ACATCAATGAGTGTCAGTCGTCTCCCTGTGCGTTCGGTTCCACGTGTGTCGATGAAATTAACGGCTACCGCTGCCTGTGTCCCCCCGGCAGGACCGGGTCCAGGTGTCAGGAAG TCACCGGACGTCCGTGTGTGGCTGGAGGTCGGATTGCTGTAGATGGGGCAAAGTGGGCCGAAGACTGCAACACCTGTTACTGTCAGAAGGGGATTGTCACCTGTACTAAG CTGTGGTGTGGCCCTAAACCTTGCCGTATGCTTGGCTCTGGACGAGGTGACTGTCCGCTGGGTCAGCTGTGTGTGGCGTTACGTGAAGAGCAGTGTTTCGTAAAGCCCTGCTCATCACAGGGTGAGTGCTGGTCTGCTCACCGGCCGGCCGTACACGCACGCTGTCACCCCGAGAGCGACTGCGCCAACGTCACCTTTACCTTCAACAAGGACACCATGCCACAG GGAGTGACGGTGGAGCAGGTGTGTCGTGAGCTGAGACATCTGTATGTGAcgaagaatgtttcaactgaGTTTTCCATCTCTATGACCTGTGAACTCTCCTCAGCCGCCAATAATGAGATCCATGTGGCCATC CATGTGACTGAGGATGGCATTCATGGCGGAGTTCCTGTTAAAGAGATCACGGACAGCATCATCGATCTGGTGAGCAAACACAGCGCAAACAGCACCATCATCGGCTCCATCGCTGAGGTCCGCGTGCAGCGCAGACAACCGCAAAACCCCAACG TAGACTACTTGGTGCCACTGCTGGTTTCCATAGTGACGGCGTTCTGGGTTTTGGCCCTGGCGTCGGTGTTCCTGTGGTGTGTGCGGCATCGACGCAAACAAAGCTCCAGCCCCACCGCGATCAACCCCGCCACCCCCTTCTCCACAGGAAGCGCAGAAGAAATTACGGTGAACAACGCTCGCGAGCACCTCAACCAGATCAAGAACCACATTGAGAAGAACGCGTCTAACAGCAGCCTGCCAGGAAAAGAGCTCCACTGTGACGACAAGAACACTGTCAACGCCAAAATCAGGACGCATTTCTCGGAATCCACCAGACTAGCGCAGGACGACTCCAACAAGCGGCTGCAGAAGGCGCGCTTTCCACGCCAGCCGGCCTACATGTTGGTGGACAGAGACGACAGGCTCAGCTCCAACAGCACGGATGGAAAAAATCCGCACTGGACTAATAAACGCGACAACAGAGATCTGGAGTCACAGCACAGAGCTCCGGATTCACAGCAAAGAGATCTGGACACGCAACACAGCTTGCACAAAATGGAGTTTATCGTATAA